One segment of Hydrogenobacter sp. DNA contains the following:
- a CDS encoding MBL fold metallo-hydrolase, producing the protein MADIKKRLPCNVPGDFFVDASCIDCDICREIAPDIFGEGKGSACVVKQPNTQEEREKTLMALLSCPVGAIGTKRKEGVRDVIGKFPIKVEDGVYRCGLSSKKSYGAMSYFILHPDGNWMIDSPRENAHLLKNIASLGGIKYIFLTHEDDIADAEFYAKAFKAKVIIHERDAHAYKYADIKVSGEDPVNIGDFTLIPTPGHTAGHMVLLYKKFLFCGDHIWYSPAKKRLWASKEYCWYSWSEQLKSIKKLLDFRFEWILPGHGRSVKMDEETIKKYIEEFLAMYNF; encoded by the coding sequence GAGCTGTATAGATTGCGATATATGCAGGGAGATAGCGCCAGATATTTTTGGTGAAGGGAAAGGCAGTGCATGTGTAGTGAAACAGCCAAACACACAAGAAGAAAGAGAGAAGACCCTTATGGCTTTGCTTTCTTGTCCGGTTGGAGCTATAGGAACAAAGAGAAAGGAAGGAGTACGCGATGTTATAGGGAAGTTCCCCATAAAGGTGGAGGATGGTGTCTACAGATGCGGTCTCTCCTCTAAAAAATCTTACGGTGCTATGAGCTACTTTATACTACATCCTGATGGTAACTGGATGATAGACAGTCCCAGGGAAAACGCTCATCTTTTAAAGAACATAGCATCTTTGGGTGGGATCAAGTACATCTTTTTAACACATGAGGATGATATAGCCGATGCGGAGTTTTACGCAAAAGCCTTTAAAGCAAAAGTCATAATACACGAAAGGGATGCGCACGCTTATAAGTATGCCGATATAAAAGTCAGTGGTGAAGATCCAGTAAATATCGGTGATTTTACTCTAATACCAACCCCAGGACACACGGCGGGACATATGGTACTCCTTTACAAAAAATTTCTCTTTTGTGGAGATCACATCTGGTACTCACCTGCTAAAAAGAGACTTTGGGCTTCTAAGGAGTACTGCTGGTACTCTTGGAGTGAACAGCTCAAATCTATTAAAAAGTTACTTGATTTTAGATTTGAGTGGATACTTCCTGGTCATGGCAGAAGTGTAAAAATGGACGAAGAAACTATAAAAAAGTATATAGAGGAGTTTCTTGCAATGTATAATTTTTAA